A single window of Lentimicrobium sp. L6 DNA harbors:
- the gltX gene encoding glutamate--tRNA ligase translates to MSNIRVRFAPSPTGPLHIGGVRTALYNYLFAKKNGGKMILRIEDTDQTRFVEGAEDYIKESLKWCGINFDEGIEGKGEFGPYKQSERKELYIKYAQELIDSGCAYYAFDTAEELNSLRDTAEAEKSVFTYNAETRKTLKNSLTLSADETKALLTSSEYVIRFKMPEDEEVTFTDAIRGDVTVNTSRLDDKILFKSDGMPTYHLANIVDDHLMEISHVIRGEEWLPSAPLHVMLYRAYKWEEPIFAHLPIILKPVGKGKLSKRDGDKMGFPVFPMSWKDPKTDEVFAGYKENGFFPDSFINMLALLGWNPGTEQEIFSMEELIAAFSLERVGKSGAKFDPDKTNWFNQQYMKNQDEAQLLEALRPILIENGVTAYDDSMAIEVIGLVKERCVFVKDIWEQASYFFQTPTEYNPKVIKKRWKENTPNIITDIKEILENTDTWEAVPMHDLVTKYIEEKEIGFGAVMNALRLAIVGDGKGPDLFKIIELIGKEEAIKRLTLAVENIKR, encoded by the coding sequence CATTATATAATTATTTATTCGCCAAAAAGAATGGTGGAAAAATGATTCTAAGAATTGAAGATACCGACCAAACTCGTTTTGTGGAGGGCGCTGAAGATTACATTAAAGAATCTTTGAAGTGGTGTGGTATCAATTTTGACGAAGGCATTGAAGGTAAAGGAGAATTTGGGCCATACAAGCAATCTGAGCGCAAAGAATTATACATAAAATATGCTCAGGAATTGATTGATAGTGGTTGTGCTTATTATGCTTTTGATACTGCTGAGGAATTGAATTCCCTGAGAGATACTGCCGAAGCTGAGAAAAGTGTCTTCACATATAATGCAGAAACTCGTAAAACTTTAAAAAACTCATTAACTCTATCTGCTGATGAAACTAAAGCTCTTTTAACATCCTCTGAATACGTGATTCGTTTTAAAATGCCAGAAGACGAAGAAGTCACTTTTACTGACGCCATTAGAGGTGATGTTACCGTAAATACTTCTCGCTTAGATGATAAAATCCTATTCAAATCTGACGGAATGCCAACCTATCACCTAGCCAATATTGTAGATGACCATTTGATGGAAATCTCCCATGTTATTAGAGGCGAAGAGTGGCTGCCTTCTGCCCCACTACATGTAATGCTTTACAGAGCTTATAAATGGGAGGAGCCCATTTTTGCGCATCTTCCTATTATCCTTAAACCAGTAGGAAAAGGTAAATTGAGTAAAAGAGATGGCGACAAAATGGGATTCCCCGTATTCCCTATGAGCTGGAAAGACCCAAAAACAGATGAGGTTTTTGCAGGATATAAAGAAAACGGTTTCTTTCCTGATTCTTTCATCAATATGTTAGCTTTATTGGGATGGAATCCAGGAACTGAGCAAGAAATCTTCTCAATGGAAGAATTAATTGCTGCTTTTAGCTTAGAAAGAGTGGGGAAATCGGGCGCAAAATTCGACCCAGACAAAACCAATTGGTTCAATCAGCAATATATGAAAAACCAAGATGAGGCTCAATTACTGGAGGCTCTAAGGCCTATTTTAATAGAAAATGGAGTGACGGCGTATGATGATTCCATGGCTATTGAAGTTATTGGCTTGGTAAAAGAACGCTGTGTATTCGTAAAAGATATTTGGGAGCAAGCTTCTTACTTCTTTCAAACTCCAACTGAATATAATCCAAAGGTTATAAAAAAACGTTGGAAAGAGAATACCCCCAATATTATTACAGATATCAAAGAAATTTTAGAAAATACCGATACTTGGGAAGCTGTTCCTATGCACGATTTAGTTACCAAATATATCGAAGAAAAAGAAATTGGCTTTGGTGCTGTTATGAATGCTCTTCGTTTGGCCATTGTTGGAGACGGCAAAGGACCAGATTTATTTAAAATCATAGAATTAATTGGTAAAGAAGAGGCCATCAAAAGATTGACATTAGCCGTTGAGAATATCAAACGTTAG
- a CDS encoding ATP-binding protein has product MKRELYKKLVKWKDSKNRKPLVLQGARQVGKTYLVDDFAKQEYKKYLYLNFEKDIELDSLFESSLDPKKLIDNISFYKGVKIEANSFLLFFDEIQASEKALKSLKYFQEYAPEYHIIAAGSLLGVAVGKDKSFPVGKVTFLSMYPMSFSEYLRAFGEEVLCDKLESLVKVEQFPEPIHNKLIKHLKQYLFLGGMPEVLQNFLDHSDITASRKIQNDILKSYENDFSKYTNKSQVIKNLEIWNSIPYQLAKENKKFKYSDIKNKARAAQYEHSIEWLRQAGLINISYLIKTPKLPLAGYTDQSKFKIFLLDTGLLGAKLQITSDTIVNPSALFKEYNGAFIENFVAMELQGHTEGKLFYWTSRGEAEVDFIIQNKKEIYPVEVKSGTSKTLKSLRSYSQKYNPGLIFRASPQNFYQREEFVNLPLYTISSVYNYLNGTKTEKE; this is encoded by the coding sequence ATGAAAAGGGAACTGTATAAGAAATTAGTAAAATGGAAGGATTCAAAAAACAGAAAACCACTTGTTTTACAGGGCGCTAGACAGGTTGGCAAAACATATTTAGTAGATGATTTTGCAAAACAAGAATATAAAAAATACTTGTATTTAAATTTTGAAAAAGATATAGAATTAGATAGCCTTTTCGAAAGTAGTTTGGACCCTAAAAAACTCATTGACAATATCAGCTTCTATAAAGGGGTGAAAATCGAGGCTAATTCTTTCCTTCTCTTTTTTGATGAGATTCAGGCATCAGAAAAAGCATTAAAATCTTTAAAGTATTTTCAAGAATATGCTCCAGAATACCATATCATTGCAGCAGGTTCTCTTTTAGGGGTAGCTGTTGGGAAAGATAAAAGTTTTCCTGTAGGAAAAGTAACTTTTCTGAGTATGTATCCTATGAGTTTTTCTGAATACTTAAGAGCTTTCGGGGAAGAGGTTTTATGCGATAAATTAGAATCTTTAGTTAAAGTTGAACAATTTCCTGAACCCATCCATAATAAACTTATAAAACACCTAAAGCAATACCTGTTTTTGGGAGGCATGCCAGAAGTATTACAAAACTTCCTCGACCATTCTGACATCACCGCATCTAGAAAAATACAAAACGACATTCTAAAATCTTATGAAAACGATTTTTCCAAGTACACCAATAAATCGCAAGTCATTAAGAATTTAGAAATATGGAATTCTATACCCTACCAATTGGCTAAAGAAAACAAGAAATTCAAGTATAGCGATATAAAGAACAAAGCTAGAGCTGCTCAATATGAACATTCGATAGAATGGCTAAGACAAGCAGGCCTTATCAATATCTCTTATCTTATTAAAACACCAAAACTTCCATTGGCGGGATATACCGACCAGAGCAAGTTTAAAATATTCTTATTGGATACGGGTTTACTCGGCGCCAAACTTCAAATTACTTCTGATACTATTGTAAATCCATCTGCATTATTTAAAGAATATAATGGTGCATTTATTGAGAACTTTGTGGCCATGGAATTACAAGGACATACCGAAGGTAAACTCTTTTACTGGACTAGTCGTGGAGAAGCTGAAGTGGATTTCATTATTCAGAACAAGAAAGAAATATATCCAGTTGAAGTAAAAAGCGGAACTAGCAAAACTCTAAAAAGCTTAAGAAGCTATAGCCAAAAATACAATCCAGGGTTAATATTCAGAGCCTCCCCTCAAAATTTCTATCAAAGAGAAGAGTTTGTAAACCTCCCATTGTATACTATTTCCTCTGTTTATAATTACCTTAATGGAACTAAAACAGAGAAAGAATAA